The genomic region AGTTTATGATGAAGGATGCGTATTCTTTTAATGCCACCCAAGAAAGTTTAGATGAAGTATATGATCGTATTTTTACTGCTTATTCAAATATCTTTACGCGATGTGGTTTAGATTTTAGGGCGGTTATTGCTGATTCAGGAGCTATGGGTGGAAAAGATACACATGAGTTTATGGTATTATCCGATGTTGGAGAAGATACGATAGCTTATTCTGACACATCCAATTATGCAGCGAATGTGGAAATGGCTCCTGTTATTACGTCGTATGAGAAAATGGATGAACCTGAACAAGAGCTTACACAAGTTCATACACCAAACATAAAAACCATTGACGAAGTGTCCGCCTTTTTAAATGTGGAATCTAGTAATTGTATAAAATCCCTTCTATTTAAAGTTGATGAGGAGTACGTGCTAGTATTAGTTAGAGGTGACCATGATGTCAATGATATAAAAGTGAAGAATGTTTTAGATGCTTCAGTTGTTGAACTGGCTACACCAGAAGAAACAAAATCGGTACTCGGTTGCACGATTGGTTCTGTCGGCCCTATCGATTTGGATGAAGTGACAGTATTAGCGGATCATGCAGTAGCATCAATTACTAACGGAGTATGTGGTGCAAATAAAGAAGATTATCATTTTATAAATGTTAATCCAAAACGAGACTTCCCAGTAGCTACTTTTGAAGATTTACGTTTTATTCAAGAAGGTGACCCTTCACCTGATGGAGAAGGAATCATTCAATTTGCTAAAGGGATAGAAGTAGGTCATGTGTTTAAATTAGGTTCTAGGTATAGTGACGCAATGAAAGCAACCTATTTAGACGAAAATGGTCGATCTCAAACGATGCTTATGGGATCATATGGAATTGGAGTTTCACGAACACTAGCAGCTGTAGTAGAACAATTTAACGATGAGAAAGGGATTGTTTGGCCTACAAACTTAGCACCTTTCCAAGTGCACTTAATTCCAATTAACATCAAAAATGAGGATCAAAAAACAGTAGGAAACGACCTATATAATGAGTTAAAATCACAGCGATTCGATGTACTTATGGATGATCGTCAAGAACGACCAGGTGTTAAATTTGCTGATTCAGATTTAATCGGAATTCCAGTGCGTATTACCGTTGGAAAGAAGGCATCTGAAGGAATTGTAGAAGTGAAAAACAGGAAAACGGGAGAAGTTTTTGAGGTAAATAAAGAAGAAATCGTTGATTTATTACAGAAAATGCTTTAAAAAAGTCAGACCCTATTGGTATCCTGATGGGTACTAATAAGGGTCTGATTTTTTTGAGAGTACTAGCAAAGTATATGCAATCAGGAGGAGTTTGCTGCGCAATCCGGCTCCATATAGGCTTAGAGTACGTCGCGAACTTAGCCTATGTTCCATATAAGGAACAAGTTTATACTCAAATGCCTGTCGCTGCTGAACAACCCGTCTCCGCATTTCGGTGTTGTCTAGCTTCGTCGGGTAGCAGCTCGGGGTCATTTGTCAAATCACTGCGGAAATCAGGATTTCCTACGTGCTTCGCCAAATGCCTGTCGCTGCTGAGCAACCCGACTCCGCATTTCGGTGTTGTCTAGCTTCGTCGTGTAGCAGCTCGGGGTCATTTGTCAAATCACTGCGGAAATCAGGATTTCCTACG from Bacillus spongiae harbors:
- a CDS encoding proline--tRNA ligase; this encodes MKQSMTLIPTLREIPADAEITSHQLLLRAGYIRQNASGVYSYLPLGKKVLRKIEEIIREEMDHAGAVELLMPALQQAELWQESGRWQTYGSELMRLNDRHGRDFALGATHEEVITSIIRDEVKSYKKLPLVFYQIQNKFRDEKRPRFGLLRGREFMMKDAYSFNATQESLDEVYDRIFTAYSNIFTRCGLDFRAVIADSGAMGGKDTHEFMVLSDVGEDTIAYSDTSNYAANVEMAPVITSYEKMDEPEQELTQVHTPNIKTIDEVSAFLNVESSNCIKSLLFKVDEEYVLVLVRGDHDVNDIKVKNVLDASVVELATPEETKSVLGCTIGSVGPIDLDEVTVLADHAVASITNGVCGANKEDYHFINVNPKRDFPVATFEDLRFIQEGDPSPDGEGIIQFAKGIEVGHVFKLGSRYSDAMKATYLDENGRSQTMLMGSYGIGVSRTLAAVVEQFNDEKGIVWPTNLAPFQVHLIPINIKNEDQKTVGNDLYNELKSQRFDVLMDDRQERPGVKFADSDLIGIPVRITVGKKASEGIVEVKNRKTGEVFEVNKEEIVDLLQKML